A single uncultured Methanolobus sp. DNA region contains:
- a CDS encoding transposase: MAKKSIMYGGIQFEDSIGNYLNRESASICQFLHFLCIEDISKHVERAYYANNSWNYKYKISSMIKLFIVMCFRQLSYEKTVSSLTEEEAILLAFYDINGIVKLPSSKTLHNFVKYRLGEDGISEIMMLVGERILKLSQIKEAKIDSTPLEASRYDKYADYNTHYKCKMDKAHITMVGTCPVFMTHTNGKAGDTHELIKHIEALKKMNADIDMYSADTGYKAFENHADICYYLGAKPVIAYPKNAVISKEGEIERINHWVNKMWEKGGDVHASIEVKLKFLYENGRKEQVGMYLRNLNMRDEAFRNLYKKRGECEPKHGHIKEVVKFDIRRVRVESRRLYSLLSFVSYQLLVLTELQNMITKRNSFGKYF, translated from the coding sequence ATGGCTAAAAAATCTATAATGTATGGAGGAATCCAGTTTGAGGATTCTATTGGAAATTATCTGAACAGAGAAAGCGCCTCAATTTGCCAATTCCTGCACTTCCTCTGCATAGAAGATATTTCAAAGCACGTGGAACGTGCTTATTATGCCAACAATAGTTGGAATTACAAATATAAGATTTCCTCAATGATAAAACTCTTTATTGTTATGTGTTTCAGGCAGTTATCCTATGAGAAAACTGTCTCTTCTTTAACAGAAGAAGAGGCAATATTACTCGCCTTTTACGATATCAATGGTATTGTAAAACTTCCTTCATCAAAGACCTTACATAATTTTGTAAAATACCGATTAGGAGAAGATGGGATAAGTGAAATAATGATGTTAGTTGGAGAAAGGATCCTTAAACTTTCTCAAATAAAAGAAGCTAAGATAGATTCAACTCCGCTAGAAGCATCGAGATACGATAAGTATGCTGATTACAATACTCATTACAAATGCAAGATGGACAAAGCTCATATCACGATGGTAGGAACTTGTCCTGTGTTCATGACACATACAAATGGTAAAGCAGGAGATACTCATGAACTTATCAAACATATTGAAGCATTGAAGAAAATGAATGCTGATATTGACATGTATTCTGCAGACACTGGTTACAAAGCTTTTGAAAATCACGCAGATATCTGTTATTATTTGGGTGCGAAACCTGTTATTGCATATCCTAAAAATGCTGTTATCAGCAAAGAGGGTGAAATTGAACGAATCAATCACTGGGTAAATAAAATGTGGGAAAAAGGTGGAGATGTACATGCAAGTATTGAAGTTAAACTAAAGTTTCTCTATGAAAATGGAAGGAAAGAACAGGTTGGAATGTATCTGAGGAATCTAAATATGAGAGATGAAGCATTTCGCAACCTGTACAAAAAAAGAGGAGAATGTGAACCAAAACATGGCCACATTAAAGAGGTGGTCAAGTTCGATATAAGAAGAGTTAGAGTAGAGAGTAGAAGACTCTACTCTCTACTGAGTTTTGTATCATATCAATTGCTTGTACTTACTGAATTGCAGAATATGATTACGAAGAGAAATTCATTTGGCAAATATTTTTGA
- the pylB gene encoding methylornithine synthase PylB, giving the protein MIKDINYWNLDIIAENIINGQKLTDDNLRELLSLTEEEDIEKLQYVARKVRDHYFGNRVFLYSFVYFSTHCKNNCAFCYYNRCNEIQRYRLDLEEIRSIAKAIKNETIHMVDLTMGEDPYFHNNPEKFVDVVRAVKEETGLPIMISPGVMDDNTLSRLHESGANFLALYQETHDEELYQKLRVGQSFDERNHAREFARTNGYCVEDGILTGVGNDIESTIKSLRGMQKGKPDMVRVMTFVPQEGTPLELVSQQSSLSELKIISVLRLMFPDKLIPASLDLEGIDGMVDRLNAGANVVTSIISADSSLEGVVNYDRELEERDRDSKSVIKRLRTMGMEPASQAEFNRIIEKQQVAPVRIPVAAL; this is encoded by the coding sequence ATGATAAAGGACATTAATTACTGGAATCTTGACATTATCGCTGAAAATATAATAAACGGACAGAAGCTCACCGACGACAACCTTAGGGAGCTCCTTTCCCTGACGGAAGAAGAAGACATAGAGAAGCTGCAATACGTTGCAAGAAAAGTGAGAGATCACTATTTCGGGAACAGGGTGTTCCTCTACAGCTTCGTTTACTTCTCAACACACTGCAAGAACAACTGTGCTTTCTGTTACTACAACAGATGCAACGAAATACAGCGCTATCGCCTGGACCTTGAAGAGATCCGCAGTATAGCAAAGGCGATTAAGAACGAAACCATCCACATGGTAGATCTCACCATGGGAGAGGATCCTTATTTCCATAATAATCCTGAAAAGTTCGTTGATGTTGTAAGAGCAGTAAAGGAAGAAACAGGCCTTCCAATTATGATCTCTCCCGGCGTCATGGATGATAATACTCTCAGCAGACTCCACGAAAGCGGAGCCAATTTCCTTGCACTCTATCAGGAAACACATGATGAAGAACTCTACCAGAAACTGAGGGTAGGACAATCCTTTGATGAAAGGAATCATGCCAGGGAATTTGCCAGAACCAACGGTTACTGTGTTGAAGATGGAATCCTCACTGGTGTTGGAAATGATATTGAATCTACAATAAAGTCGCTTCGCGGAATGCAAAAGGGAAAGCCTGACATGGTTCGTGTCATGACCTTTGTTCCACAGGAAGGAACTCCTCTTGAACTGGTTTCGCAGCAGTCCAGTCTTTCGGAGCTTAAGATTATCTCAGTTCTCAGACTGATGTTCCCTGACAAACTCATACCGGCATCTCTTGACCTTGAAGGAATCGATGGCATGGTAGACCGCCTGAATGCAGGTGCAAATGTTGTCACATCTATAATATCCGCAGATTCCTCACTTGAAGGCGTTGTCAACTATGACAGGGAACTTGAAGAAAGGGACAGGGACTCAAAGAGCGTTATCAAGCGCCTGAGAACAATGGGTATGGAACCTGCAAGCCAGGCTGAGTTTAACAGGATAATCGAAAAGCAGCAGGTAGCTCCTGTAAGAATCCCGGTGGCTGCACTATGA
- the pylS gene encoding pyrrolysine--tRNA(Pyl) ligase: MERKPLDTLISKNGLWVSRNGHLHGVKSCQTSQKYIRIEMDCGEVITVRNSRSSRSARALRNHKFHKPCKRCRLADDRINEFSKKISRDETEIKIIRSFRLPPEKPAEPVNIKPAAVIENNTPATATQNHIHNEPRAGVTADSSTYHRSASKHNTSNSSPSNPLNPNSNAGANSNSNSGTKAKKTSSQPQQAKSKKTEFTPVQKNRILSLLGPGEMISFSKEKRSFAELESTLTLQRKKDIREMYEDSRENNLGKLERIITEFLVDMGFLEVKSPILIPFEYMERMGVGEDKKLSEQIFRVGDNMCLRPMLAPGLYNHLRKFDNVLPDPVRIFEIGPCYRKESDGNSHLEEFTMLNFCQMGSNCTREELEYLIKELLDFLGVEFEIVADSCMVYGDTIDVMHKNMELSSAVVGPIPMDMDWGVNKPWIGAGFGLERLLKAKHDFKNIKRAARSESYYNGISINL; this comes from the coding sequence ATGGAAAGAAAGCCACTTGATACACTTATTAGCAAAAACGGATTATGGGTGTCACGCAACGGACATCTTCACGGGGTGAAGAGTTGCCAGACATCACAGAAGTACATAAGAATAGAAATGGATTGCGGAGAGGTCATCACTGTACGCAATTCCAGAAGCAGCAGGTCTGCAAGAGCCCTGAGGAACCATAAGTTCCACAAACCCTGCAAGCGCTGTCGTCTGGCTGATGACAGGATAAACGAATTCTCAAAGAAGATCTCAAGGGATGAAACTGAGATCAAAATTATACGCTCGTTCAGACTCCCACCTGAAAAGCCTGCCGAGCCTGTTAACATAAAACCTGCAGCAGTTATTGAAAATAATACACCTGCAACTGCTACTCAGAATCACATTCATAATGAACCACGGGCTGGAGTGACTGCCGATAGTTCCACCTACCACAGATCAGCTTCGAAACACAACACAAGCAATTCCAGCCCTTCCAACCCTCTAAACCCCAATTCTAATGCTGGTGCTAATTCTAATTCTAACTCCGGCACTAAAGCTAAGAAAACATCTTCCCAGCCACAGCAAGCAAAGTCAAAGAAGACTGAGTTCACACCAGTGCAAAAGAACAGGATACTCTCACTTTTAGGTCCGGGAGAGATGATATCATTCTCAAAGGAGAAGAGGTCCTTTGCAGAACTTGAATCCACCCTGACCCTTCAGCGTAAGAAGGACATCAGGGAAATGTACGAAGACAGCCGTGAAAATAATCTCGGAAAGCTTGAGAGGATAATTACGGAGTTCCTCGTTGACATGGGTTTCCTTGAAGTTAAGTCCCCAATCCTCATTCCTTTCGAATACATGGAAAGGATGGGAGTTGGAGAGGACAAGAAGCTCTCAGAACAGATATTCAGGGTCGGAGACAACATGTGTCTGCGCCCAATGCTTGCTCCGGGACTCTACAACCACCTGAGAAAATTTGATAACGTACTTCCTGACCCTGTCAGGATATTTGAAATAGGTCCCTGCTACCGCAAGGAATCCGACGGGAATAGCCACCTTGAAGAATTCACAATGCTGAATTTCTGCCAGATGGGATCAAACTGTACCAGGGAGGAACTTGAGTACCTGATAAAGGAACTCCTGGATTTCCTGGGAGTAGAATTCGAGATCGTTGCAGACAGCTGCATGGTCTATGGTGACACCATCGATGTGATGCATAAGAATATGGAACTCTCATCCGCCGTTGTTGGCCCCATTCCAATGGACATGGACTGGGGAGTTAACAAACCCTGGATAGGAGCCGGTTTTGGTCTTGAAAGACTGCTTAAAGCAAAACATGATTTCAAGAACATAAAACGTGCAGCCAGATCAGAATCATACTACAACGGAATAAGCATCAATCTTTGA